From one Saprospiraceae bacterium genomic stretch:
- a CDS encoding DUF11 domain-containing protein, whose product MNRISTLLILIASILAAAGGYYLKNSFNSALHTNLMMAGGISGTVFRDFNGDGIKQAGEPLVPGVTVTAFDATGSPCGSTTTTSGSVPNYSIMTCTGQVRVEFTINSTTDCLNPLLDFTSTNGGAYGSSVQFVNASLMPTVNFALNNPADYNKGAGATTVYVPCYTNGNPLAGGVVAAGTWFVGFPYNNSGTTTPAKKLTGDTIGATWGVAYSKQAKKIFTSAFIKRHVGLGKLGSGGIYVLTPTATSFVANSFYNMDANGHRTRAGAGAPTYGSGMSYSIIGSPGKKITYLGAVDPLTGKPSGLGVVGTNAERGLPSTNTSNYDPAAFDQVGKVGLGDLEISDDGKYLFSMNLYSRLLYRLTLNDPYTPTAVTAVDSFAMPIAPCTNGVLRPYATKFYRDKLYIGAVCTGENNGTTSQMTAYVFELLTPTGVTPTLSASPVFTMPLNYTKGASMTWTTPDFGQGWNPWTDSLRTQGTDAAAKDRTYPTPILSDLEFTDRGDLLLSFSDRTANQYGWGNYRWLSGNTSDIILTVSGGDILVAGLNCGTGVYTLENGGMYTSDGVLNNNTGSNNGEGPGGDEFFNFENIACCHNETHLGAVAVLKGDGKVITNAMDPTVIREGGTIKFSTTNGTASSGYRLFVSANDISTGTFGKANGLGDIEITGIEPPLEIGNRVWLDLDHDGIQDPGEAAIPNVTVEIYDMGMLIGTDVTDASGNYYFDTTNIADGNKSLGGNQKGIQPNRTYTIRIGAVDWNAGMGVGAGDLTGYSLTITDFAGGPANPDLRDNDAGLVSNIPTITYTTGNWGENNHTLDFGFYNSPPPAIDTVDLALRKTIVDTLHNSGDLGLNNGDTIKFKMQLFNQGKVSMDSLNVTDYLPNGFKFVNATNCGQYNEGWLATDPLNPVYRWKGNISPVQALPLTAATGSGGVSSLSIVNYDPGCGSNRLLLLGIAVGNNGTSGTPPTVTAVTFGGKPLTIVGDTVSGGSGIGGNNARAYIYQLVNPTGIGNINITLSGTGRIVAQALTFNGVDQVNPLGPFQAAADQPGSTSLAIPFVSAPGEVLYTLLAQDEDGSVALPGGSGQTTVFNNSDVNITGVAVLENGASTVTSSFNIASQDWGMGAVSIKPATFRRGDTIDICLYATLQHVPGDPVKADFTNVAEISYARDTLGVNQSANDIDSPLNNNPNDNKGGQAGSPADDYINGNGTGAIGGGVAATDQDNADPAFLDIFDLALKKTVDTVSIKNGGYAIGDTIQFNITITNQGTITAKNIQITDTLPCGFTFSASQSVAWSVPSPMTTYTAPGPLLPGQSLIVPIRLIINNSCNYFVNYAQISGAQDNNGNPQTGDIDGSYDQNFGNDGGGKVNSKSDDVITGDGTGVPGGEVAATDEDDQDPAELLIFDLALKKVVSTMTSGYPGPYNVNDLIQFDITLHNQGNLPAVGILVVDTIPAGLSYSASDNVGLNWLAGAEVNEYQRWIDLSSDTLKGDEDTTVSIFLRVVHTLGGIPAYTNISEIASAITIVNSVRDTFAQDADSRYDSNFKNDAGGQVGSPADNQIFGNGTGTPGNGVAATDEDDQDPALVPIVDVALKKSISSTTPGPYKYGDAVTFDITVSNQGTIPLDSIEVTDYIPSGFTFGINTDWTFSAPNAVRVIHARLLPAEDTIISINLILKAETNESKLDSAWINQAEISKAYDTLGMDMSAKDFDSPLNNNPIDNKGGLAGSPADDFILGDGTGAVGGGVAATDQDNADPAFVPVVDVALRKTIADTLGDVILGYGDTLKFNIQIFNQGNVIIDSLVISDYVPDGFAFLPGFNPGWSGSAPTPIYEWGASTNLLPGDSATVCIYLQLIQVGEPTLAKYTNSAEISFASDTSKVDQSANDADSPLNNINDDNAGGQADSPADNYIDGNGTGAIGGNVAATDQDNEDPAAVFPRIVDMALSKVNQSSGPFEYGDTVALLIVISNQGTITMDSIEVTDYLPSGLVFDPTLNSGWSVSGPNLVNVYKSPIGPGLNAYLPLYLVLQPVNNLTKVDSAWTNYAEISRGYEGPNEVSSEDKDSPWNNNPYDNKGGKPGSPADDYVDGNGTGMIGDGIAATDQDNHDPLLVEVADLALRKSISDTLGDASLNYGDTIKYAIQIFNQGNIPVDSFIVTDSLYTGLSFVTGALNSGWTPSGSVATYNWGAGDTLYPGESVTVFIYVRILPSLSQIYTNVAEISSFFDIYGDPLKDADSWPDTILTNDGGGNPGKGSDDAIDGIGTGMPGDTLAATDEDDEDPASFMLSQFSIGNQVWIDVNNNGLKEPSELGVNNVMVILHYYDPNSMTCTVVDTQYTDPFGGYIFSGLIAGKYLVEIAAINFNPGGPLAGYVSSTGNGATDLSSGPYEGAPDPDDDIDNDDNGTKNGNLNFPGSVFSDTLDLFGNEPVAPNDTSGLDDNSGALDINSNLTIDFGFVPLHSIGNQIFVDANNNGKMDLGESAIPGVKVILHYVDTTGGMSVCVTIDSVITDSDGKYVFDSLIAGQYLVEIPASNFGPGKPLENYNSSTGGGATNTTNGPNEVPGMPIDADTPADSTDHGVFVPTGPFAGGVISDTLHLGEDEPTNEPFDTTAPDMNSNLHMDFGFIELHSLGNLVWEDANNNGLYDGGEMPLTGVIVELHYYNPATMDCELIGYDTTDVNGLYLFDSLLAGKYILALSQSNFDAGGVYAGYVSSTGGLSDLTTKAGSAYDDPASLANDPDGEPSDLDDNGITNKYTVGPLAGLIATDTIDLGDGEPLNENPYNDGTTSDANNNLTIDFGLLPMHSIGNLVWIDSNNNGLVDAGEMGIPGVEVVLHIVTQSGCVAVDTQITDGAGKYLFDTLIAGDYIVEITANNFAMGEPLEKYASSTGGGSDLTTKTGSPYEDKNVPNDPDDDTDNDDNGIRGGNTNFASSVTSDTISLNGNEPIAEIDGSTGLTDTTYDMSGARNINSNLTVDFGFVPLHSIGNQIFVDANNNGKMDLGESAIPGVKVILHYVDTTGGMSVCVTIDSVITDSDGKYVFDSLIAGQYLVEIPASNFAPGQPLENYNSSTGGGATNTTSGPK is encoded by the coding sequence ATGAACAGAATTTCTACGCTACTGATTTTAATTGCATCGATATTGGCGGCTGCCGGAGGTTACTATTTAAAAAACTCATTCAATAGTGCTCTTCACACTAACTTGATGATGGCTGGCGGAATCAGCGGTACTGTTTTCCGTGATTTTAATGGGGATGGAATAAAGCAAGCAGGAGAACCATTAGTACCCGGAGTCACTGTAACTGCATTTGATGCAACCGGGTCACCTTGTGGTTCTACTACAACGACTTCAGGCAGTGTTCCAAACTATTCCATCATGACCTGTACTGGTCAGGTGCGGGTGGAATTTACTATTAATTCTACAACTGATTGTCTGAACCCGTTGTTAGATTTCACATCGACAAATGGTGGGGCTTATGGCTCTTCAGTTCAATTTGTAAACGCGAGTTTGATGCCGACTGTAAACTTTGCTTTAAATAACCCAGCTGACTACAATAAAGGTGCTGGAGCTACTACTGTATATGTACCATGTTATACTAATGGGAACCCCCTTGCAGGTGGAGTTGTTGCAGCGGGTACCTGGTTTGTAGGTTTTCCTTATAACAACAGCGGCACCACCACTCCGGCTAAAAAATTAACAGGCGATACTATTGGAGCAACCTGGGGTGTCGCTTACAGCAAACAGGCAAAAAAGATCTTCACTTCTGCATTTATAAAAAGACATGTTGGTCTTGGCAAACTGGGCTCCGGGGGCATATATGTTCTGACGCCCACAGCTACTTCTTTTGTTGCAAACAGTTTCTACAATATGGATGCCAACGGACATCGCACGCGTGCAGGTGCAGGTGCTCCGACATATGGATCAGGAATGTCCTATAGTATAATTGGAAGCCCTGGGAAAAAAATAACTTACCTTGGGGCAGTTGATCCATTGACCGGTAAACCTTCCGGTCTTGGTGTGGTAGGCACCAATGCCGAAAGAGGACTCCCATCCACTAATACATCTAATTATGACCCGGCTGCTTTCGACCAGGTTGGTAAGGTAGGGTTGGGTGACCTTGAAATCAGTGATGACGGAAAATATCTGTTCTCTATGAATTTGTACAGCAGACTGTTGTACCGGCTGACATTAAATGACCCTTATACACCGACAGCGGTGACAGCTGTAGATAGTTTTGCTATGCCCATTGCTCCATGTACTAACGGAGTGCTTCGTCCATATGCTACCAAGTTCTATAGGGATAAATTATATATAGGAGCTGTCTGTACCGGAGAAAATAATGGTACTACAAGTCAAATGACAGCTTATGTATTCGAGTTATTGACCCCAACAGGGGTTACTCCGACTCTTTCTGCTTCCCCTGTATTTACGATGCCTTTGAATTATACCAAGGGGGCATCCATGACCTGGACTACTCCTGATTTTGGTCAGGGTTGGAATCCATGGACTGATTCCCTTCGAACTCAGGGAACGGACGCCGCAGCTAAAGACAGGACTTATCCAACTCCGATTTTATCTGATTTAGAATTTACGGATCGTGGAGATCTTTTGTTATCATTTTCTGACCGGACTGCCAATCAATATGGTTGGGGCAACTACCGATGGCTCAGTGGTAATACGAGTGATATTATACTTACAGTCTCGGGAGGCGATATATTAGTAGCCGGTCTCAATTGTGGTACAGGAGTCTATACCTTGGAAAATGGAGGAATGTATACTAGTGATGGAGTGCTAAATAATAATACAGGATCTAATAATGGTGAAGGGCCGGGAGGTGATGAATTTTTTAACTTCGAAAATATTGCGTGTTGTCATAATGAAACCCACCTGGGAGCGGTTGCTGTACTGAAAGGGGACGGAAAAGTAATCACTAATGCTATGGACCCAACAGTCATTCGAGAAGGCGGAACCATCAAATTTTCTACAACTAACGGTACAGCGTCCAGCGGCTATCGATTGTTTGTATCGGCCAATGATATTTCTACCGGTACTTTTGGAAAAGCCAACGGTCTGGGGGATATCGAGATAACCGGTATAGAACCCCCACTAGAAATAGGTAATCGGGTATGGTTAGATCTTGATCATGATGGTATCCAGGATCCCGGTGAGGCTGCCATCCCCAATGTCACCGTGGAAATATACGATATGGGTATGCTCATTGGTACCGATGTTACGGATGCTAGTGGCAATTATTATTTCGACACGACCAATATCGCCGATGGCAATAAATCCCTGGGAGGCAATCAAAAGGGAATTCAGCCAAATAGAACATATACTATCCGGATTGGTGCTGTCGACTGGAATGCAGGTATGGGTGTTGGTGCCGGTGATTTGACAGGCTATTCTCTCACGATTACCGATTTTGCAGGTGGTCCTGCCAATCCTGACTTAAGAGATAATGATGCCGGTCTGGTGTCTAACATTCCTACCATTACTTATACGACTGGAAATTGGGGAGAAAACAATCACACCCTTGATTTTGGCTTTTATAATTCTCCCCCACCAGCTATTGATACCGTGGATCTCGCTTTGAGGAAAACGATCGTCGATACCTTACACAACAGTGGTGATCTCGGACTGAATAATGGAGACACCATTAAATTTAAAATGCAATTGTTCAACCAGGGAAAGGTATCGATGGATAGCCTCAATGTCACGGACTATCTACCCAATGGGTTTAAATTTGTCAATGCTACCAATTGTGGTCAATACAATGAAGGATGGCTTGCAACAGATCCGCTCAATCCTGTCTATCGATGGAAGGGTAATATCTCACCAGTTCAAGCTTTACCTTTGACCGCTGCGACAGGATCTGGCGGTGTTTCCTCTCTGAGCATAGTGAATTATGATCCGGGCTGTGGAAGCAATAGATTATTGCTCCTTGGAATAGCAGTTGGAAATAATGGGACCAGCGGTACACCACCTACTGTTACTGCAGTTACATTCGGAGGGAAACCTCTTACGATCGTGGGGGACACGGTCAGCGGAGGATCTGGAATAGGAGGAAACAATGCCAGGGCGTATATATATCAGCTTGTCAATCCGACCGGAATTGGAAATATTAATATTACCTTATCTGGCACGGGACGAATTGTTGCACAGGCTCTGACATTTAATGGCGTTGATCAGGTCAATCCACTGGGTCCTTTCCAGGCAGCTGCTGATCAGCCTGGTTCTACGAGCCTGGCTATTCCTTTTGTTTCTGCCCCAGGGGAAGTTTTGTATACCCTCTTGGCTCAGGATGAAGATGGAAGTGTCGCTCTTCCAGGAGGTTCAGGGCAAACGACCGTTTTCAATAATTCTGACGTTAATATAACAGGGGTGGCTGTTTTAGAAAATGGTGCGAGTACCGTCACTTCTTCTTTTAATATAGCCAGTCAGGATTGGGGCATGGGGGCAGTTTCTATCAAACCAGCTACATTTAGAAGAGGTGATACAATAGATATTTGTCTTTATGCAACCCTCCAACACGTACCAGGTGATCCTGTTAAAGCAGACTTTACTAATGTGGCTGAGATCAGCTATGCCCGCGATACGCTTGGGGTCAATCAAAGTGCAAATGATATCGATAGTCCTTTAAACAATAATCCCAATGACAATAAAGGAGGCCAAGCCGGTAGCCCTGCTGATGATTATATCAACGGTAATGGTACGGGAGCTATTGGTGGCGGCGTCGCAGCAACGGACCAGGACAATGCCGACCCTGCATTCCTGGATATATTCGACCTGGCGCTCAAGAAAACAGTCGATACAGTTAGTATTAAAAATGGCGGATATGCCATTGGAGATACGATACAATTTAATATTACGATTACCAATCAGGGCACTATCACAGCAAAAAATATTCAAATCACGGACACCTTGCCTTGTGGTTTTACTTTTAGCGCTAGTCAAAGTGTGGCCTGGTCAGTCCCGAGTCCTATGACCACTTATACGGCCCCTGGTCCTTTATTACCTGGTCAGTCTTTAATCGTTCCAATCCGATTAATTATCAATAATTCCTGCAATTATTTTGTCAATTATGCCCAGATCAGTGGTGCTCAGGATAATAACGGAAATCCCCAGACAGGAGATATAGACGGATCTTACGATCAAAATTTTGGCAATGATGGTGGAGGCAAAGTCAATTCAAAAAGTGATGATGTGATCACCGGTGATGGTACGGGAGTACCGGGAGGTGAGGTTGCTGCCACAGATGAAGATGATCAGGATCCTGCAGAGTTATTGATTTTTGATTTAGCACTCAAAAAAGTGGTTTCGACAATGACATCTGGATATCCGGGTCCCTATAACGTTAATGATTTGATCCAGTTTGATATTACACTACACAACCAGGGTAATCTGCCTGCTGTCGGCATACTTGTAGTGGATACCATACCGGCAGGATTGAGTTATTCAGCATCAGATAATGTAGGTTTAAACTGGCTAGCTGGTGCAGAAGTAAATGAATATCAAAGATGGATTGATTTGAGCTCTGATACTTTGAAAGGTGATGAGGATACCACCGTATCTATCTTTTTGAGAGTGGTACATACATTAGGAGGCATACCTGCATATACCAATATCTCTGAGATTGCATCAGCCATCACGATCGTCAATTCTGTTCGAGACACCTTCGCACAAGATGCAGATTCTCGATATGATTCTAATTTTAAAAATGATGCCGGAGGCCAGGTCGGATCACCTGCAGATAATCAGATTTTTGGTAACGGCACCGGTACACCTGGAAATGGCGTAGCAGCCACGGACGAAGATGATCAGGATCCTGCTCTCGTACCGATAGTCGATGTGGCTTTGAAAAAATCGATCTCATCGACCACTCCCGGGCCTTATAAATACGGTGATGCCGTCACGTTTGATATCACAGTATCCAACCAGGGTACGATACCCCTGGATAGTATCGAAGTTACCGATTATATCCCTAGCGGATTTACGTTTGGTATCAATACGGACTGGACATTTTCAGCACCAAATGCAGTGAGGGTGATTCATGCCAGGCTGTTACCTGCAGAGGACACCATTATCAGCATCAACCTGATCCTTAAGGCCGAAACGAACGAATCAAAACTGGATAGCGCCTGGATCAACCAGGCAGAAATCAGTAAAGCATATGATACCTTGGGAATGGATATGAGTGCAAAGGATTTTGACAGTCCATTGAATAACAATCCTATCGATAACAAAGGTGGTCTTGCTGGCAGCCCGGCAGATGATTTTATATTAGGTGACGGGACAGGAGCTGTAGGTGGCGGAGTGGCTGCTACCGATCAGGACAATGCTGACCCGGCCTTCGTCCCAGTAGTCGATGTAGCCCTGAGAAAAACAATTGCAGATACGCTGGGTGATGTCATCCTGGGATATGGTGATACCCTTAAATTCAATATTCAAATTTTTAACCAGGGCAATGTCATCATCGATAGCCTGGTGATATCAGATTATGTTCCAGATGGGTTTGCCTTTTTACCTGGTTTCAACCCGGGTTGGAGCGGGTCTGCCCCAACCCCAATTTATGAATGGGGTGCTTCCACTAATTTATTGCCTGGCGATAGTGCCACTGTTTGCATTTATTTGCAATTAATCCAGGTTGGTGAACCCACGCTGGCCAAGTATACCAACAGTGCTGAAATCAGTTTTGCTTCCGATACCAGCAAAGTAGATCAAAGTGCTAATGATGCAGATAGCCCCTTAAACAATATCAATGATGATAATGCAGGAGGACAGGCTGATAGTCCAGCTGATAATTATATTGACGGAAATGGCACTGGTGCTATTGGAGGAAATGTTGCAGCTACTGATCAGGATAATGAAGATCCGGCTGCTGTCTTCCCCAGAATAGTGGATATGGCTTTGAGCAAAGTCAATCAATCATCTGGACCTTTTGAATATGGTGATACGGTGGCTTTGTTGATTGTAATTTCCAATCAGGGAACCATCACCATGGATAGTATAGAAGTGACCGATTATTTACCTTCGGGATTAGTATTTGATCCTACTTTAAATTCAGGTTGGTCTGTTTCTGGACCCAATTTGGTAAATGTTTATAAATCACCAATCGGTCCCGGACTTAATGCCTACTTGCCTTTATACCTGGTATTGCAGCCAGTCAATAACCTTACCAAGGTGGATAGTGCCTGGACGAATTATGCAGAAATAAGCCGGGGATATGAGGGGCCGAATGAAGTCAGCAGCGAGGACAAAGACAGCCCCTGGAATAATAATCCATATGATAACAAGGGTGGTAAACCAGGTAGCCCTGCAGATGATTATGTAGATGGTAATGGTACTGGAATGATTGGTGATGGAATAGCCGCCACAGATCAGGATAACCATGACCCTCTATTAGTAGAAGTTGCCGATCTGGCACTTCGTAAGAGTATTTCCGATACGCTCGGTGATGCATCGTTGAATTACGGAGACACGATCAAGTATGCCATTCAAATCTTCAACCAGGGTAATATTCCTGTGGATAGTTTCATTGTAACAGATTCATTGTATACAGGACTATCTTTTGTTACCGGCGCTTTAAATTCAGGGTGGACTCCATCTGGCTCAGTAGCTACGTACAATTGGGGTGCTGGCGACACGTTGTATCCGGGTGAGAGCGTAACTGTTTTTATTTATGTCAGGATACTTCCCAGCTTATCTCAGATCTATACCAATGTAGCTGAGATCAGTTCATTTTTTGATATATATGGCGATCCTTTGAAGGATGCAGATTCATGGCCAGATACTATTCTAACCAATGATGGAGGAGGCAATCCAGGTAAGGGATCCGATGATGCGATTGATGGTATTGGAACCGGTATGCCCGGAGATACACTTGCCGCTACCGATGAAGATGACGAAGATCCGGCATCCTTTATGTTGTCCCAATTCAGTATTGGTAACCAGGTATGGATCGATGTGAATAATAATGGACTCAAAGAACCTTCTGAACTAGGAGTAAATAATGTAATGGTTATCCTGCATTATTATGATCCCAATTCCATGACTTGTACCGTAGTAGATACCCAATATACTGATCCTTTCGGTGGATATATATTCAGTGGCCTGATAGCAGGCAAGTATCTGGTGGAGATCGCGGCAATTAATTTTAATCCTGGTGGACCTTTAGCAGGATATGTATCGAGTACAGGCAATGGAGCTACTGATTTGAGTTCCGGCCCATATGAAGGGGCACCAGATCCGGATGACGATATTGACAATGATGATAACGGAACTAAGAATGGCAATCTCAATTTTCCTGGTTCAGTCTTCTCAGACACCCTGGATTTGTTTGGAAATGAACCTGTTGCTCCCAATGACACTTCGGGACTGGATGATAATAGTGGCGCACTGGACATCAATAGCAATCTGACGATAGACTTTGGCTTTGTACCATTACACAGTATCGGTAACCAAATATTTGTCGATGCGAACAATAACGGGAAAATGGATCTGGGAGAATCGGCGATCCCTGGCGTCAAGGTGATATTACACTATGTGGATACGACGGGAGGTATGTCAGTATGCGTGACGATAGATAGCGTGATCACCGACTCGGATGGAAAATATGTATTTGATAGTTTGATCGCCGGTCAATACCTGGTAGAGATCCCCGCGAGCAATTTTGGTCCGGGCAAACCTTTAGAAAATTATAATAGCAGTACAGGAGGAGGAGCAACCAATACGACCAATGGGCCAAACGAAGTACCCGGTATGCCGATCGACGCAGATACGCCGGCAGATAGTACAGATCATGGAGTTTTCGTACCGACAGGACCGTTTGCAGGGGGTGTGATCAGTGACACCCTTCACCTGGGAGAAGACGAGCCGACCAATGAACCTTTTGATACGACTGCACCGGATATGAATAGCAACCTGCATATGGACTTTGGCTTCATCGAGTTACATAGTTTAGGGAATCTGGTATGGGAAGATGCGAATAATAATGGCCTGTATGATGGAGGGGAAATGCCGTTGACCGGGGTGATAGTAGAATTACATTATTATAATCCAGCGACCATGGATTGTGAGCTGATAGGCTATGATACGACAGATGTCAATGGTTTATACTTGTTTGATAGTTTATTGGCCGGAAAGTACATTTTAGCGCTATCGCAATCTAATTTTGATGCAGGAGGAGTCTATGCAGGATACGTGAGTAGCACTGGAGGCTTATCGGATCTGACGACAAAAGCGGGCAGTGCATATGATGATCCAGCAAGTCTTGCCAATGATCCGGATGGAGAGCCATCCGATCTGGATGATAATGGTATAACCAATAAGTATACGGTAGGTCCGTTAGCCGGATTGATTGCTACGGACACGATTGATTTGGGTGACGGAGAGCCATTGAATGAAAACCCGTATAATGATGGCACTACATCAGATGCCAATAATAACCTGACGATTGATTTTGGATTATTACCCATGCATAGTATCGGAAATCTGGTATGGATCGATTCGAATAACAATGGATTGGTAGATGCAGGTGAGATGGGTATACCTGGAGTAGAAGTGGTGCTGCATATAGTGACCCAAAGTGGATGTGTAGCAGTAGATACGCAGATCACAGACGGGGCAGGAAAATACCTTTTCGATACCTTGATAGCGGGAGATTATATCGTCGAGATCACAGCCAATAATTTTGCAATGGGTGAGCCATTGGAAAAATATGCCAGCAGTACAGGAGGGGGCTCTGATCTGACGACTAAGACAGGCAGTCCGTATGAAGACAAAAATGTACCCAATGATCCGGATGATGATACAGACAATGATGACAATGGTATCCGTGGAGGCAATACCAATTTTGCCAGCTCGGTGACCAGTGATACGATTTCACTGAATGGCAATGAGCCCATCGCAGAAATAGATGGTAGTACAGGATTGACTGATACTACGTATGATATGAGTGGAGCCAGAAACATCAATAGCAATCTGACAGTAGACTTTGGCTTTGTACCATTACACAGTATCGGCAACCAAATATTTGTTGATGCGAACAATAACGGGAAAATGGATCTGGGAGAATCGGCGATCCCTGGCGTCAAGGTGATATTACACTATGTGGATACGACGGGAGGTATGTCAGTCTGCGTGACGATAGATAGCGTGATCACCGACTCCGATGGAAAATATGTATTTGATAGTTTGATCGCCGGTCAATACCTGGTAGAGATCCCCGCGAGCAATTTTGCTCCGGGCCAACCTTTAGAAAATTATAATAGCAGCACCGGAGGAGGAGCAACCAATACGACCAGCGGCCCGAAATGA